CACGATGTGCTCGCGCTCGGGGATGTCGTCGAGGTGGATCAGGCCGGCGTGCAGCCACTCGGCGTACGGGTGCTCGGCGGCCAGCTCGCCCTTGATCTCCTCGTCCTCGACGATCCGGTGCTCGTCGGTGTCGACCAGGAACATCCGGCCCGGCTGGAGCCGGCCCTTGCGGACGATGGTCGCGGGGTCGAGGTCGAGCACGCCGACCTCGGAGGCGAGCACCACCAGTCCGTCCTCGGTGACCCAGTAGCGGCTGGGTCGCAGGCCGTTGCGGTCGAGGACGGCGCCGATCTGCGAGCCGTCGGTGAAGACCACGCACGCGGGGCCGTCCCACGGCTCCATCAGGGAGGAGTGGAAGGCGTAGAACGCCTTGCGCTCGGCGTCCATCTCCTGGTGGTTCTCCCAGGCCTCCGGGATCATCATCAGCACGGCGTGGGGCAGGCTGCGGCCGCCCATGTGCAGGAGCTCGAGCACCTCGTCGAAGCTGGCCGAGTCGGAGGCGCCCGGGGTGCAGATCGGGAACAGCCGGTCGAGGTCCCCGGGGATCAGGTCGGAGTCGAGCAGGGCCTCGCGGGCCCGCATCCAGTTCCGGTTGCCCATCACGGTGTTGATCTCGCCGTTGTGGGCGATGTAGCGGAACGGGTGGGCCAGCGGCCAGCTGGGGAAGGTGTTGGTCGAGAAACGGGAGTGCACCACCGCCAGCGCGGAGGTCACCCGGTCGTCGGTCAGGTCGGGGAAGAAGTGGTCGAGCTGATCGGTGGTGAGCATGCCCTTGTAGAGCAGTGTGCGGGTGCTCAGGGAGCCGAAGTAGACCTCCGCCTCACGCTCGGCCCGCTTGCGCAGGCAGAACGCCATCCGCTCCAGCGCCATCCCGGTCAGCCGGGGGCCGGCGGCCGCGACGAAGAGCTGGCTGAACAGCGGCATCACGCCCCGCGCGGTCGCCCCGAGCAGGTCGGGGTCGACCGGCAGGTCGCGCCAGCCGAGGACGATCAGGCCCTCCTCGTCGGCGAGCTCCTCGACCCGCTGCCGGGTCTTGGCCACCCGGTCGCCGTCACCCTCCAGGAACGCCGTGCCGACGGCGTACGAGCCGGGACCGGGGAGGTCGAAGTCGACGACCTCGGCCAGGAACGCGTGCGGGACCTGGAGCAGGATGCCGGCGCCGTCGCCGGAGTTGGCCTCCGCGCCGGCCGCGCCGCGGTGGTCGAGGTTGCGCAGGGCGGTGAGCGCCTTGGCCACGATCTCGTGGCTGGCCTCCCCGGTCAGGGTGGCGACGAAGGCCACGCCGCAGGCGTCGTGCTCGAAGCGCGGGTCGTAGAGACCCTGGGCGGGCGGGCCAGCGTGAAGTCCGCTCATCGACCGGTGCTCCCGTCGTCAGTGCCCGCACGGTGTCCGGGGCGGGCTGGCAAGGCGGTGGCAGGGGACGGCGTTGGCCCAAGCGCGGTCAGGCTACCAAGCGGTACGCCGTACCGGCCGTCCCTTCTTGCCCTGCGGACAGGCGCTGTCGGAATCGTCGGTTCACCGGCGCGCGCGCTCACCGGGCGTGGCAAGGGCCGAGAGGAGTGATGGGCGCGCTGCCCGGGTGACGGAGGTGACCTGGAGGCCACGCCCGTGGGCATAATGGCCGCCATGTCGGGACTCCCCAGTGGAACGGTCACGTTCCTCTTCAGCGACATCGAGGGCTCGACGTCGTTGCTCAAGGCGCTCGGCGACGGCTACGGCGACGTGCTCGACACGCATCGACGGCTGATGCGCACCAGCTTCCACGACCTGGGAGGCGTCGAGATCGACACCCAGGGCGACGCCTTCTTCTTCGCGTTCCCACGAGCCCGCGACGCGGTCGCCGCAGCGGTGGAGGCACAGCGCCTCCACGCGGTGGAGGAATGGCCCGAGGAACGGCCGGTCCGGGTCCGGATGGGCCTGCACACGGGCGAGCCCGCCATGGGCAGCGAGGGCTACCTCGGCATCGACGTGGTGCGCGCCGCACGGCTCTGCACGGTGGGGCGCGGCGGCCAGGTGCTCCTGTCGGAGACCACGCGGGCCCTCGTCGGAGGCACCCTCCCGGACGGGGTCTCGGTTCACGCTCTCGGGGAGCGGCAGCTCAAGGACATCGACGAGCCGGAGCGGATCTTCGAGCTGGCCATCGAGGGCGCCGCGAGCCCGGAGGCTGCCCCGGCAGTCGCCGAAGCGCCGCCGGCGCCGGCTGAGGCACCTGCCGCCGCGCCGCCACCGTGGCCCCCGACCGACGAGCAGCCCTCGCGCACGGCCGACTTCGGCGCTCGGCTGGTCGAGCAGATCCAGGATCACGTACGACAAGTGATCGAGAACCCCCTGCAGCGCACGCGCTCCCAGGCCGACAGCCTCGCCGAGCGGGTCGCCGAGAAGCCGGCGACCATCACCGAGAAGCTCGACCACAAGCCCCGCAA
This genomic window from Nocardioides cynanchi contains:
- a CDS encoding adenylate/guanylate cyclase domain-containing protein; amino-acid sequence: MSGLPSGTVTFLFSDIEGSTSLLKALGDGYGDVLDTHRRLMRTSFHDLGGVEIDTQGDAFFFAFPRARDAVAAAVEAQRLHAVEEWPEERPVRVRMGLHTGEPAMGSEGYLGIDVVRAARLCTVGRGGQVLLSETTRALVGGTLPDGVSVHALGERQLKDIDEPERIFELAIEGAASPEAAPAVAEAPPAPAEAPAAAPPPWPPTDEQPSRTADFGARLVEQIQDHVRQVIENPLQRTRSQADSLAERVAEKPATITEKLDHKPRNQRVTGWL